A single window of Anomaloglossus baeobatrachus isolate aAnoBae1 chromosome 9, aAnoBae1.hap1, whole genome shotgun sequence DNA harbors:
- the LOC142250552 gene encoding L-threonyl-[L-threonyl-carrier protein] 4-chlorinase-like codes for MKTDSNQMKDVYDTNGFLTAVDVLDEKELHQAQKEHGKLEEKFGKEYTQYNLHNIHMEYEWVMNLAAHPNLLKAITAVLGPNVILLDSRFICKYPSSEVPHKDNTPPYVAWHQDIKYWGFEGGPVASVWLAFDDVDAENGVLQIIPESHKQGILEHRIAEIPGNMLTANQEIPGHLVNVEDLVECPLKAGQMSVHDGLTVHASEPNMSDRRRCGFVIRYVPTTAYPVKDPERPRTFPATVLVAGTDEYNHFQDRAPNFFTKTS; via the exons ATGAAGACTGACAGTAATCAGATGAAGGACGTCTATGACACCAATGGCTTCCTGACGGCAGTTGATGTATTAGATGAGAAGGAATTGCACCAAGCTCAGAAGGAGCATGGAAAGCTGGAAGAGAAGTTTG GTAAAGAGTACACTCAGTACAATCTACATAACATCCACATGGAGTATGAGTGGGTGATGAATCTCGCTGCCCATCCCAATCTCCTGAAAGCCATCACAGCTGTACTGGGGCCTAACGTCATTCTTTTAGACTCCAGATTTATCTGTAAATATCCGTCCTCCGAGGTCCCCCACAAAGATAACACTCCCCCCTATGTTGCCTGGCATCAGGATATCAA ATACTGGGGATTTGAAGGAGGACCAGTGGCTTCTGTATGGCTGGCATTTGATGATGTTGATGCAGAAAATGGAGTCCTACAAATCATTCCCG AGAGTCATAAACAAGGTATTCTGGAGCACAGAATTGCAGAGATCCCCGGGAACATGCTGACGGCAAACCAGGAGATCCCAGGGCACCTGGTGAATGTAGAAGATCTGGTGGAGTGTCCACTTAAAGCCGGTCAGATGTCT GTCCACGATGGTCTGACTGTTCATGCCAGTGAGCCCAACATGTCTGATAGGCGAAGATGTGGATTTGTCATCCGTTATGTTCCTACGACAGCTTATCCTGTGAAG GACCCAGAACGTCCTAGGACTTTTCCTGCAACTGTTCTGGTGGCGGGAACAGATGAATATAATCACTTCCAGGACCGCGCTCCTAATTTCTTCACCAAGACATCTTAA